In Cryptomeria japonica chromosome 5, Sugi_1.0, whole genome shotgun sequence, the genomic window aatcGGATGAAATTAGCAGGTACAGTGGCATTAATAGAAACTAATCCTATTTTGTGATCCTTGCAAACTCATGGATTTTACTTTAGCTATTCTCAATTatctctttcaaatgcttgtgcAATATTTTTTTTACCACCATTCGTTTTATTGGTTTATTAACTTTAATCCTCTTTGTGCTAATAGGCTTTATTTTCTAAAACTGATCCACTTCAAAAAATTTAGACCATTGCTCTCCTCTCGGCAATTCAAATTTTACGAGCTTTATACGAAGTAGCTTCCATATTTGTGACCCTTGTTCAAAATGGCCTTCAATCTTTCCTCAGCTATGATTCTTTCTTTTAGTGGTTATGCCTGACTTCAAATTGCACACCCATGATCtattaacaattttcttctttgtAAACATAATCAATTCAAATTATCTTTTTGGGTTCTCTTCATCTACTTTAACTCTTTCCTAATCTTCcttatttgataccaattgttggatagaGGCAATGATAGACGCTGCATCATATAAAGAATAATTTTTATTCAACTAATTATTTACAATTGCTCCATTATATAAAAGTGTCTTAAAGAACAATGAAACTTCTAGAATTATGGTTGACATGTCAAAAATTACAACCTAATAATAATTGAATAAACATGTTTTCTAACTTATATATTAGTGGTAGCTCATCTGATGTTGGGAGTGGGGATACTTAGGCTACTGAGTCCCCAACAAATCTTGACATTAATAAGTGGAGCTGATCAAGAAATATATGGGCAGGAAGAAGACCCTCAAAAAGATGATGACTTAcaggatgaaaaagaaaaagatgctgcagagatgatgaagaagaaacggATACCTGAACGGAAGAGTATGAGCAAGAAAATGATGGCAGAGAAGCTAAACCCAACAACAACGTAGACATCACTAAGAGTTCATTTGAGAGAGGATTCTGTCTTTTGACTTCTCAATAAATCAAAACCTAAGCAATGGAGATGAATCAGAAAGAATCAACAAGGATAAAATCTCTGTCATGAAGAAGATGTGCAGAATATAATGGTgaaaaagaagatgaagatggaagaagaaaagCAGAAAATGAGAAAGAAGATTGGTTTGATagtaaagaagatgatgataaggAAGGTAAGCAAGAATATGATTATACCACTAATgattgttggaatgtgaagtctaaATTGGATTATCATCTAAATGTGGTTGAGTCATTTTGGATTTTCGAGTCATTTTGGATACTCATCTAGATGTGGTTGAGTCATCATGGATTCTCATCTAGTGTCTTACTAGGTGATCGCCGTTAGGTGACACAATGAGAGGTGTCTTGTTAGGAGGTGCAAATTTTTttgagacttactataaatagaaatttTGACATGTGGTATACATGTAGTTGTgcgagtcatacttactatatttagtaagttgtcttcaattagAACTCTGCAACCCATTTTTTTTTTTGCTACtcaaagtcatgttttgatgtatAGTTTTGAGATTTTTGTAACTCTATAGTTCTTAAGAATCAATATGAAAGAtattttagtaaaatctttgtgttatgtaccATTATTCTTCTTTATAATTTTTTGCACTTGCTAATTTTgtaaaaatgataatgaattaaattcataaaaaacacaAATGAATACATAAGATGTTATTGCAGAAGGATGGTGAGGATGATGAAGCAAGAAAGTCAGGAGTAGTAGAAAAGGCTGAATCAGAGATAAATTTAAAGAGAATAAGATGTTCAGGGGAAAAAAGATCTAGATTAGACATTGACCTCAAAAAGGCTAAGAACATCTGAAGAAAAGGCTAGAATGGAAAACAATTAACACAGCATCTGAAGATAATGTTGAAGAAAAGGATAGTAATGAAGATAAAAATAAAGATGAAGGAATAAATAAAAAAGAAGCCCTCAAACTAATTGCAGTAATGGATATGTCCTGCAAAGAGATTCTCAACAAAACAACAGAGACTATCATGATCATTATGTGCTGTACGATCTAGGCACACACGAGGACAAAGAAAACAAGAGGAAAACGaagaaaatgatattttttaaGATATAGTTAAGCTTATGGAATGCAATAAACAAGCCGCaatgagaaaataaatttattgtttgTTAAATACGTGAATAGCTTTAATTGGAAACTTTATGAGGCTATGGTTTTTTACATGCTTAGACACTTGATAGTTATTTTTTTTCCAGTTTACCACGTAACCCTTCACCAATTCATGATGAAGTACGTTGTGTGTGTCTCTCAATTTTAGTAAAAATTTCCATGGTATTAGTATTGCTGTTGATGAACTATTAAGCTATAAATAACAAGGACTGCAAGGCAGTGAAGTTCCTGCCAAAGACTGGCAAACCAGTTTTGGATTTTGTGTGATTTGTTTTGGTTTTGAGTTTTGTGTGAAGACTAATAGAATAATGTTGGTTTTCTCTCTGAAATTCTGCACCCATGGATAGAGGCTAATAACAGGCAACCAAGTCTTTGCCCAGTTAATTGGTGAGCATGTTTCACTCTCATATGAAAACTGAGAAGAATATGATTCTATGACAGATGATCAGAAAAGGAGTTCATATGTATAATTTTGATAGTCTAAAACTATGAGCTTGTGCATGCCTGGGTAATGTTAGCGTATGACAAAACATGAATTTTCGATGAACTTTGTGCACACTCACAGTGTCAAAAATGAAGGTCTTTATTGCAATGTACAGAACATGCACAAGCTCATATCACTTCGACAGTAGATTGACAACATTATGAAAACTATTAGTAGTAAAGGGTTTAGATCATGTGCTTCATCTCGGCATGGATTAGCTGTAGTTGGGCTGCACTTCGTCGCTGCAAAGCAAATACAAAAAACCTCCACTTCTGCTAGCAGTGCTATATTTTGTTGGGCATGAAATAAGGTACTATTTTTTCAGTGGGGAACTATGATTGATGACATTTTCTGTTTTTTGTCTAAAGCAACAGATATCTATTTTGCAATTTAGAAATACAAAGTAATATTCCTTGTGCTTTTTCATAGTTAAAGTAAAATATAACTAATTTTGCAATTTAGAAAACTAAATCAATCTTTCTTGTGTTTTTCGATTACGCAATGTTTTTTAGATCAATTAGAGAGGGATCTACAGTGGCCCTCACCCAAACCAGAAGAAAACATGCTTACAGATACAACCATAAAATTATTTGCACCTCAGATAACTAAGGAAAGACCCATACGACATGACTGAATATCAACATCAGAATAAAGATCACAACCCACTAACACAAAGAAGACCACTATAAAAAAGCCAAATATACAGAGTGCCGAAGGGCAGGCCCGACAAAAAAGCACATGAAAAAATTAGACTCAAGAAGCAGGCTTTCCATTGCCCGGTGGGAACCTTCATCAATCGTTTCTCAAGCCTCCAACTGAAGGTTTTCTGTCTCGGTCCTGTGACGAGCCACTTTTTCTTAGAATTATTAACTAGCGTTAAACTCCCCATGGAAGTGACTACCCGAAGTAATCTAGCACATCCTGATTTCATGGGAAATCATGAAGAAAGCAATCCTCTTCTTACCGAGCCAAAACCTCATCCATatctaatgcctgatgatagtcaTTCAAAGAAGCAGAACAATTCTTCCAATTTAAATGTGCTGGAGTATCAATTGCTATCCAATCATTTTAGATTCTCAGACAACAATCTGATGCCTCCTTCTATCTTGATAGAAACTACCCATGATTCCCCCAAACAAAAtccttgtttggtatctgctttttGGGAAACCATTTCTAAAATAAAACTTTAATATTAAGACCATTGCACCCTCTCACTGCTTCCTTGAACTCGCGTGGCACAGACACTTTACCCGTAGCATTAAGACCTGGGCTTATTCATTTAGTGTGGTGCATTGATAAAACATTGTCTCACGTCTGTAAGGCTTCCACATAAGCAGCAGACCCCTGTGCCTTGCATATGCCCCTGCACTGCACATTACAACCGCGGGTCCCTTTGCAAATTGAAGCCTACAGCTGTAAAGTACAACTTTACCTTAGAATCTTGCATATATGTATGGTAAAAAAATTGCAGATACAGTTTGGTCAACCTTGTAAACCATCTTAGAGACAAAGATATTTTAAAACATAAGAAATAATTGCTGCGCAATATAGCTTTACTTTAGAACCTTGCATATACGTATGTTGAAAAAATTGCAGATACAGTTTGGTCAACCTTGTAAACCATCTTAGTGACCAATGGATGAGAACTCAGTGCAGAACTGAGTAAGCAGCATCAGGGCATATCACATGATACTAGTCATAGCTGGCGAACTTTGGGATGATTATAGAAATGTCATTTTCTTTAGACATGTAAAAGCTTCAAGCCAATTGTAGACATTTCTGTCatccaaaaaaatattgatttctcAATTTATAAAACTAATTGTATTACTAAAAAAATTATCTGACAAAAAGCCCTTTGAACAAGGAATGATTTCTCAATGAGAAAATAATTCAATTTTGAAGAAATGATTAGACATTATACCTTCTTTAACAGGAAAATAATAAATAACTTCGTTGTCACTTAAAGGATTCTCTTTAGAAATCGAGTTATTTAGAGCTAAGAAAAGAGTTAGATTTGAACCAAACTGTAAAACAAGATCACTGGTAACATCATTAGTCTGAGATAAATATGATACGTACTTCCAATACGCATTATCACTATCATCACACTTGCATGGAAGTCTAATAGAAACTGTTGAATTCTCTTGATAGTTTTCTTCTCAAGGCATCCATGCCAAACCTTTATAGTTGTATTGTACAACATCTGAGCTCATGTTAGGATTGTTGCCTGCATGGAAATTTGTATAGGCAAGAAATAAACTCTGTACAAAAGCAATTTACACCAATAAGGAAAGCATTCTTTGTTTCATTAACAAAGTAGCCCCACTATTCATTTGATCTGCAAAATGGTTTTTTGCAACTTCTCTTGTAGATACAGTTACATAAAGATAGTAGCGAAGATAAGCTTGGTAGGGCTCTTTAAGTGTGCTCTTGTCACATGTAAGTGGGTAGTTCCGATATTGAATCCCTAAAAAGATCTCACAAAAAAGCACTAAGAAAATCAACCATATATGCTGTAAGAATTGAGAAACTTTTTCTTCTGAAAACAAAGAGCTTAAATTTTCAAAAGGCCATGCAGAGAAAGCCATGAGTTCTATCTTCTCCCACATAatattatgttctacatatttGACACTGTCCTAATGGTGCTGCACTGAAAATCATTCTTCCATATACCCAGATTCTATATAATTTTGAAACCCTTTGTGCATTTTGCAATTATCAGTTAAAATGGTTGTTATCACTTAGAATTGTGTTCAACTGAGCTTCTGTGCTAAATTCAAATCTCTTTATATTTGTTCTATCTAACAACTTTACTGTGCAAATCACTTATGGCACCAAAAAAATATGCAATATTACATTTGAGTGAATGCACCCTAGGAAACACTTAAGGGACTGGTCACCAAAGTGGAACTAAAACATAAGGCAAAGATAGCAAAGTATGttatctttgatctcaacatccagattttaaaattttaagaaaGTATAGTTAATTGTGCAGTTATggagattttgaaaagattttcttATACTAAACCTTTGATTTAGATTCCCTAAATGGTACTGCTCAGGACACTAACTTGGAGATTTTAGTGCTTCTGGATGTGGATAATCTAGCCTGGAGTTTCAGAAATACGTCAGAATTGTCTACACCTAGGACTTCTTATGGCGGTTGGAAGGATCCCACTTGTGAAATCAGACGAAACTTTGTTGGTCAGTACAAAAAATTCTTTGCAAATAATTGCAACCTTGTTCATGCCCTACCAACTAAGTATTTAGTTCAACTACATTTTCTAACTATTACAATTACAGGGCATTACATGAGCTCATCAACAATGTCATCGGTTGCCACCCACAACGAGACAATCTACTAAAAGATGACAGCTTTGACGTTTGCTCTTCACGAATGCCAGAAACCAATTATTACAGTTTAGTGGAAACCGTATTCATGTGAATTGAGCACTTCAACTTCGCTAGAAACTAAAAGATGAAAATCATTTCATCTATGATATAGGAAAAACCATAGAAAcaataatcgtttggggaattaatcggcaaaacaaaagtataagattttttcaaaaaatcgggaaaaaatcgggaaaaaatcggatatacaaaaaaacataaaaaattgcagaaaaacaatcaaaaactacttttttaatatattttagggTATTTCCAtggcatagagatattgtaggcaaataaaatagacacttgaaaacatgaatTGCAAGAAATAGATTTTCGTTGCTTATATTCATATCACTGATTACGTTCCACAAAATATACTAcaccataaataatatctagatggtgatagatgtcaaaatgtcaattacaatatagtttgtgactttgaacaaagtcaacCTGTAAATtaagtacaaaattccaaaatctcaaatgtaggcaatgacatgctagagggcaGGAGGCCCTGATGATGAAGCTCCTGGGCAAGAGCCTGTCCTAATTCCTTCAACCCATTCAGGACGAAAGTTGGCTTGCCtcatgatatcaaaatcttcagacACAAGCGGACGATCAGCAACaacataatcatcatcaacatcatcatcatcatcatcagcatcatcagcaGCAATCAACTCGCACTCTGGATATATCTCATCGAGGTCAATTGGCAAGCATTCCTCAATAGTTCCTGATTTTGCCCATGTAGAAATTAGTGTTTCCCTTACAAATGAAAAATCAATGAATAGTGAATACAATTCAAAAAACTgcaactatatattaatattctcaccttgagatttccttatcttcaagcggaggttgtgatgaacaaataccaagtcattcagccgttgttgtgataggcggttgcgtttcttagaatgtatgtgttcaaacacactccaattacgctcacaagctgatgagctacatggttggctcaaaatacgcaccgccatccaccttaaatttggtatttcatctccaaaagaagcccaccatgcagctgaaaaacacattatatggagatgatattgtaagactaagaatatcttataatcttaacaaacttagtggttggcaaaataaagagattgtcaaAAGTTTATAGAGTCTACCTGGTTGAATTGTCTTTCTGCTTTGTATAGCAGCCCTAGAAGAGAGAAAGCCCTTAGCATGCTTGTACATTTCCAGCTCTATCGTAGCCGCATCAAATTTTTCCAAGTCAGGAAACATTTTTTCCATGCACTTGAAGAAGCCTTGTTTGATCTCAGCATCAATTTCTAGGAAGTCAGTCTTATAGAATAACAGAGGATTGAGAAAATATCCTGCAGCATGGAGAGGAGTGTGCATTTGTCcatcccatctcctatcaattatgtcccacaacGGCATATACTTATCCCTGTTATTTTCCAGCTTACTCTTTatcacctccttggccctatccatggcctcatacacaTATCCCATAGGGGGTTTATCTCCATCCACTAGTCTCAAGATTTTTACTAAAGGCTCTGAAAATTCTACAATTTGTTCAATAGATTCCCAAAATGTGGTAGAATACATATACTCTGCCACTGCTATGCCATTTGCTTGAGTTGTGAAACTAGACTCCATCCACTCAGCTGAAACAAACATTCGCCTCAAATTACCTTTTTGTTCACATAATGTTTGTAATGcaaggaaatatgttgcaaatcttgtcacTCCTGGTCGAACTAGCTCCTTGCCACCTGTGAAAGAGCGCATTATAGCCAAAACCCTTGTGTGATTATAAATAAATTTGGTAACCTTGTGAGCTTTCTGAAATGCCGCCTTaacccattcaatttttccaatgtcctctagggttagatcaaggcaatgtgcTGCACATGGTGTAAAAAACATGGAAGGATATTTATCTGTCAGAAGTCTCCCTGCAGCAACACAAGCAGCAGCATTGTCtgtgataaattgaaccacattttgtggccctacatctgtaactaccacgtcatacatctcaaacaatgcatttgtggatttcatcatattagatgcatccacagatttcaaaaaaacagtgccaatctcacaagagacaaggaagttaatgagagTTCGGTTCCTTCTATCTGTCCAACCATCTGACATGATGCTGCAACCAGTTCTAGCCCACTGCAATCGATGTTGTTTAACAACATCttgaacatcctctactgcatcttTCAGCATACCAACCCTTAATGATTCACAAGATGGGGCTTGAAACCCAGGACCTACAGCTGCAATAGCATCTATCATGGGTTGCCAATATGGATTTCTGGAAGCATGAAATGCCGTGTGAGAGGAGTACCAATAATTAGCAATTGCCTTCTTTGCTTGTTCAGTGAcagttttcctccatcctgtactctccaaagtggtttgtgatcctGCTGTGGTACGAGGTTGGAAGAAAGCATTAGTGTTTCCTCCACCTGTGTTTGGTCCACGTGCTATAGAATTATGTGTCGACCCAGATTCCTTGAAACTCCCATCTTCACCATCCTCCTCACCCAAATGGTTCATCCTGGGATCTGCAGAACTAGAACCTAGTTCAACcccaattcttgcctttttggccttACTCTCAGCAATCCCGTCAAGAGATTGCTTCGCCTGATACGAGACATCTGTAGGGCATGCCTTGCATATCACGGTGTTATTTCCTCGTTCTTTGGACAAAtgccatttgaaacgataaattccACCACTGATCTCTTCTAGACACCAATTGCACTTGACCTTCGTGCTACCCGGAACTGCTGTGCAATGTGTCCATGCAAAGTCTTTTTGACGCGGCATTATCAAGAATCAGATCTGTAAAAACATTACACTCAATCTTAAACTTTTGAGGGATATacagttaaatttaatatactgcTCAATATATACAGTTACTAAATTTAATATACTGAAAATTTAtacagtatattaaatttaactgtatatatttaatagtatattaaatttaatatactgttaaatatatacagttaaatttaaaatactgttaaatatatactaaatttaactgtatatatttaacagtatattaaatttaactgtatataaatatatacagttaaatttaatatactgttaaatatatacagtaaataaatttaatatactgaaaatatatactaataaatttatacagtatattaaatttaactgtatatatttaacagtatattaaatttaatatactgttaaaTATATACAGTTAAATTTGATATACTGTTAAATATATACTAATAAATTTAACAATTAAATTTTAACAGCATGTTAATATACGTAACAGTTAAGTTTAATGtaacagtatattaaatttaaaagttaaatttaatatactgttaaaTATAATTCTATAAaacaaactaataaattaaattaaactatatttattatatagtttaactttaactgttaaatttattagacaatatACAATATATTTAATAGTTAATATTTAACTATTAAATATACTGTATATTGTATAATAAATTTAACAGTTAAATTATTAAAcagtatatttaaattttaatatattgttAAATATATTTAACTGTTAAATTTAATAaaacagtatattaaatttaactgtTAAATTTAACAGTATATTTAacagttaaatttaatatactgttaaaacaaactaagaaattaaataaagtttaaactaagaaattaaataaaacgaacataatattaaataaaatctatAAAAACAAAATTTGTAAAACAAAAATTTAACTGTAAATACCCTACCTGGAAGGCTCGATGAATGCAGTGATGGCGCGCTAAACTGTAAGAAACAGTCCGGCTTGGTGATCTCCTTCTCGGACAATCAATCTCGGAAAATCGGAAGCCCCAATAATTACGAACAGACTTCAAATTTCCCACCTGCAAACTTTGGACGAAAAACAGTAGGGAGGCGGCGTCCATTTGTAGATTTTTTTCCGAAACTTTTGCACCTTTTTCGTGTTTTTAGGGTTTTCGTGCAAATAATTGCGATTTTTATTTTTTCCGATTAATACCTGTCGATTAATCGGGCTTAATCGCGTTTAAACGGGAAAAAATCGTTGACCCGCGGTCAACGCGTATTTGGCGATTTTTTCGGGGAAAAAAACGCGACCCTCTGCGATTCCCGATTAATCGCGATCGATCGCGATTTTTCCCCGATCATTGTTTCACTGGGAAAAACCATATTTGTTGGGAATCTTGCATGTATTGGTGTTGCTTGTTGCAATGTAGGTTACAATTTTGAAGATGAAACCTATAAGAAAGGGTTTGAGTGGTATGTGATGTCTTTCAACCAAATGCCTCGTAGACATGTAAGCAAAATTTGAAACTACAGACAAGGCATGTCAACCGTTTGACATAATGCCTTAACGAGATGTCATCTCCTGGAATGGAATGactgcaagatatgcacaaaatagattcgttgaaaaagctttagaaacttCCAGCCAAATATAATTGGAAGCGTAAAGCTAAATTCGAAAACCTTCACCCAGATCCTCCCTGGGTTTGCTAAAATGGGAGAGCTTTGGAACACGGTATAGACATCCATCAAAGTAAGATGGAGGAGGGATATTTAACAGAAATGATAGTTTGAAATGCTCTGTAGACAGGCAAGCAACATATGGAAGCATAGACGCACTTACTGTGTTCGACAGAATACCTCTAAGAAATGTGACCTCATGGAAAGTCATGATTGCATGATAGACAATATAAATTTaacaaaaattgaaagaaaaaattagTAAAGTTTAAAACCCTGTCCCCTCTTGAGATGGAAGATGTGGAAGTTTTTTCAGTGAATTATACAGATAGTTGAACAGAGCTTGAAAAACAATTAGGGTGTTAAAAACGGTTACCGTTAGCTAGAAGTTGTCATGTCAAGAAAGGCCGATAATAAAATGCCTGCAGACCTCTCGGTCATAATGCTTGTGATTGACTTCCTTAAAAATCGTCCAAACAATTTGCACCCATTAAAGGGCAGCTAATCTTAGCCCGATCCTCATTATCGCCTACAATTAGCTGCCCATTGTCATTGGAAAATCTTGGCTTCTTCTTATACAGATTGAATAGCTTGTAGTCCTCTCCTTTTGCTTACCCTCAGATTTTCTTTTCTAGAATGGGAATTGGTTACCATGATCTCCTTTGATATGCGAAAATCAGCTTCTTCCCCTGTTCTTTGCTCAATAGCCTCTGAATATGTCCTCTTTTAGTCTGATTCCAGAATTATCGCCACCTCAGAGAAACATGTAAACAATACTCAAACCCTAACCACCAACTGGAAACTGCAGTCTATAGAGAGTCTTAGAAATTTACACCGCCCAGTCCAGCGTCCTACAGAAACGGCAATCCCAAGATTTTGGTTTTCGCCCCCTTCCTCTATATCTGTGTGTCCTCTTGCATTGAATCTTAGAATGCCTCTGCATCCTCCAACAAGATCCTGCCAAAACACACATGTGACAGACAGCAGCTAAAGCCCGATCACATTTCTGTAAGGAATATTGAATTGAAGTTTTGCAAAGGAAAAACTAAGCGATGTTATTGGATGTGCAAACATGGTTAAATAACTATTTAATGCAAACCCTCCCCAAAATCCATGGGGGCACGAACTAATAAAGgtttgttttggatgtttttggtagtATTTTCTACTATAGTAAGTCGTTAGTTCCTGTCCCGCTAGGAATTATTGCTGAGGGTCCGGTTTAAACAATGATTAAACTTCACACAATCAACCAATCAAATTTCAGCAATTATCATGTTTTCGGTTGCAGGGATGTTAGTTACGATTTATGTTTCCAACACAAGAGAAGGCACTTTTGTCAAGACATTGCTCTGAGCTATGCAGGATTAGCAGGGGCGGTTCTCAGTCTGTTGCAAAGTCAGGTGTTGGAAACGTAAAACCTCCCCATCTTCCACGTTGCTACTTACCGAACACTTGTAATCTGAGCAAGACAAGACTTAGGATCACTTCCATTCTTCTTAGTACATTAATGCAAATCACTTTTTCAATCACATAACTTGTGAGCGAAGTGATGGTCTCCGGACAAAATCAAAGTGAGGTCAATATGAATAAGTCTATTTACCTTGGAATTGAAAGCATGAAATCTCTAAGCGATAAGGATTTCCCATTCTTTGATTTACTTAATCTGTAGCATTATCAATGATGTGCGGAATTGGGGAGGGCACATATGACCTTATTTTTCTTGTGTAGAGCAAATTACAGAGCAACAAGGGCATCTACATTGCCATAATAAAGTTCAAGCAGTCCAAGGATGGTGATGGCGTTTCTCCAACTGCTATCAGAGAGATAACAGTTTGTGCAATTTCTCTAGTCCACATTTTTTATTATAATTGTCCATGACAGGGATTCGAAAGGGTGACCTCGTCGCATGTTCTCTAGGTATTGTTTTGtatatttattgatgtttttcaatttttttagggttttgaaaattTGAAGGCCAAGAGGTTTTTTGAGAGCCACCCGATTTTGGGCTTTCAAGCTTAAATACAAAAAATGATTGAAAGAATTAGcttaaaaataaatttgatttaaataatttgcTAACCCTATTGTAGCACCACTCCAAACACTTTCCATGGGATTCAAAATATTATATTCTCCAAGGCCTACACAAGAATCACATATATGAGAGAAGCATGTcgatttttcttccattcttccGAAAAAACTGCAGATTTTTTATAGTAAATTGTTATCCGAAAATTTTGATTTTGTACAAATGGCCATTATGATGTTCGTACCACCATTTATAAGCAAAAACTAATTATATCCAATCAATGTGACGTTAATGTTCATGTTATGTTAATATGAATTATGGACCATATATACCAATCGATAAATCAGATgacatcactaaaatccttgctTAACATTACAATGATTGATTTTGGCTTTCAAGCATAGTAGCAAAAATCATTTATGAGTCATGATTAAGATAAGCATTGATTAGGTAGCCAAAACAAAAAATTCTAAATCATGAGTTTGTTTATGAATTTGATCAGATAGACTTTTTAGACTTTTTCCCTGATTTTTTCCCTAACCCTAACTGGATTAATTGAAAAATATCCTCATCTTTAGGTCTGTTGATTTATCTTAGAGAAATATCTTTGCTACCATGTTCTCAAGTAAATGTCTAATCTAAAAGAAACATATCCACCATACCTAGTACGTTGAGCATATTCTAAAATGGGTCTGTAGTCTAGGCTTCTTAAGATTCTCTCTGCAGTCTTCACACTAGAACCTCACCATTTTAGTTGAGACGTAGTATCTTTTCCTGCACTTCTTAGAATGATTTCAAAATACATTATTTAGGGTATCCGCTAATCTAAATGTACCTGCTTA contains:
- the LOC131876374 gene encoding uncharacterized protein LOC131876374, with the translated sequence MPRQKDFAWTHCTAVPGSTKVKCNWCLEEISGGIYRFKWHLSKERGNNTVICKACPTDVSYQAKQSLDGIAESKAKKARIGVELGSSSADPRMNHLGEEDGEDGSFKESGSTHNSIARGPNTGGGNTNAFFQPRTTAGSQTTLESTGWRKTVTEQAKKAIANYWYSSHTAFHASRNPYWQPMIDAIAAVGPGFQAPSCESLRVGMLKDAVEDVQDVVKQHRLQWARTGCSIMSDGWTDRRNRTLINFLVSCEIGTVFLKSVDASNMMKSTNALFEMYDVVVTDVGPQNVVQFITDNAAACVAAGRLLTDKYPSMFFTPCAAHCLDLTLEDIGKIEWVKAAFQKAHKVTKFIYNHTRVLAIMRSFTGGKELVRPGVTRFATYFLALQTLCEQKGNLRRMFVSAEWMESSFTTQANGIAVAEYMYSTTFWESIEQIVEFSEPLVKILRLVDGDKPPMGYVYEAMDRAKEVIKSKLENNRDKYMPLWDIIDRRWDGQMHTPLHAAGYFLNPLLFYKTDFLEIDAEIKQGFFKCMEKMFPDLEKFDAATIELEMYKHAKGFLSSRAAIQSRKTIQPAAWWASFGDEIPNLRWMAVRILSQPCSSSACERNWSVFEHIHSKKRNRLSQQRLNDLVFVHHNLRLKIRKSQGTIEECLPIDLDEIYPECELIAADDADDDDDDVDDDYVVADRPLVSEDFDIMRQANFRPEWVEGIRTGSCPGASSSGPPAL